Genomic DNA from Corticium candelabrum chromosome 5, ooCorCand1.1, whole genome shotgun sequence:
cacacacatggtgacacacacacacacacacacacacacacacacacacacacacacacaccacacacacacaccacacacacacacacacacacacacacacacacacacacacacacacacacacacagtgacacacacacacacacacacacacacacacacacacacacacacacacacacacacacacacacagtgacacacacacacacacagtgacacacacacatgcaaaaacacacacatgcaaaaacacacacacacacacacacacacacacacacacatgcatgcacacacacacacacacacacacacacacacacacatgcatgcacacacacacacacacacacacagtgacacacacacgtgtgcgcaaaaacacgcacacacacacacagtgacacacacacacacacacacacacacacacacacacacacacacacacacacacacacacacacacacacagtgacacacacacatgcaaaaacacacacacacacacacacacacacacacacacacacacacacacatacacacacacacacacacacacacacacacacacacacacacacacacacacacacacacaagagcaAAACAACATGACGAATACGAATGTTGTGTTATAGGAGACATTTACGTTCACGCAGATCTACACGGAGCCACATCTTGTATTATCAAAAATCCATCAGGTTTGTGTCCGCCTCACATTGTTCCTTGATATACACGACTTCtggtccacatgtctgtccaaTTCCTtcaatatatgtatgtatgcatgtgtgtccaGCTATcagtctatatgtctgtctatttgtttgtccatgttttgTGTTATAAAAACATTTAATAATTTAGTTGTATGCAAATGGTAATAACTCGGTGTGTATTGTTGTGTAGTCTGATTTGCTTGTGTAGGTGTGCCGGTTCCTTTGAAGAGTTTGCAGGAGGCCGGCTGCATGGCGATTTGCAACAGTGCTGCATGGGATGCTCGCATTGTTACGAGTGCATGGTGGGTATATCATGACCAAGTAAGTGAAATATTGAtattgcacgtgcacacacacacacacacacacacacacacacacacacacacaaacacacacacacacacacacacacacacacaaacacacacacacacacacacacacacacacacacacacagacacacacacacagacacacacagacacagacacacacacacacacacacacacacacacacacacacacacacacacacacacacatgtgcacacagactgacagacagacagacagacagacagacagacagacagacagacagacagacagacagactgactgactgactttgcacaacttgtagttaattaagtagtttCTTTTAAGTTTTATCCCCCCATATggggctaatgtattatgtagtaattattatgtagtggactttaggtttgcttttagagtttgatggaaaattttattgtaatggaaatatatgtattgacagacagacagacacacacacacacacacacatgtgcacacagactgacagacagacagacagacagacagatagacacacagacagacacacagacagacacacagacagacagacagacagacacacacatgtgcacatagATTGActtacatgcatacatacatacagacagacagacagacggacagacaatggacggacggacagacacaagcacacacatttAGGTTGCTCCATTTCTCACTAATGTATGTGCTTTTTTTCTCTGTGTTAGGTTTCAAAAGTTGCTCCGACTGGTGAATACCTGACAACGGGAGCATTTATGGTTCGAGGTTGAACATGCCAGCTGTCAAACTGATTATCAAATGTTTGACTGTGGTCTTTTTTGTTGACAGGAAAAAAGAATTTTCTTCCACCAACACAATTGGTTGTTGGCTTTGGCTTCTTGTTTAGggtatgtacatgcatgtttgtacattgtgtgtgtgtgtgtggtgtgtgtgtgtgcgtgtgtgtgtgtgtgtgtgtgtgtgcatgtgtgtgtgtatgtgtgtgtgtgtgcgtgtgtgtgtgtgtgtgtctgtctgtctttctgtctgtttgtttgtctgtttgtttgtctatctgtctgtctgtctgtctgtctgtgtgtgttatgtgtttgcatgtgtttatgtgtctgtctgtctgtctgtctgtttgtgtttgtgtgtgttgtgtctgcatgtgtttatctgtctgtttgtgtgtctgtctgtctgtctgtctgtctgtctgtcttgcaacTCTTGAGGGATTTTTaagaagttgtctaagtgcgaCTTCAATGACtttacatatgatagagacattcaacattttgtccattgactgtgATTGTTTTACATAAAGTTAGCGCTTGTTATcggtagagtaagcgttcaaataGAACaatatgtctgtgtgtgtgtgtgtgtgtgtgtgtgtgtgtgtgtgtgtgtgtgtgtgtctgtgtgtctgtgtgtctgtgtgtctgtgtgtgtgtgtgtctgtgtgtgtctgtgtgtgtgtctgtgtgtgtgtctgtctgtctgtctgtctgtctgtctgtctgtctgtctgtctgtctgtctgtctgtctgtctgtctgtctcaatacatatattttccatttaaatgaaatgtttatatcatgagcaacctagcactaacacaacaagaccattacagtcctgaagcatacaaaatttcACTGTGCAAACTACATTTTGACGATCTAGTctcgctatgctaatgagtttgttcGAGATGACTTTAGCGTTGCAACGCTGTAGAGTCACTGAAATGACTGATCACCACTTGTACTTGAAGTCGATCTCAtttcgtcttccttcttcatcccttgcactctttgccagcttgttcaaatatctaactGTTTGTCGTCGCAacggccaaaatgttcaaaaacaagaggaatgaccaatGGGCAGGACCCTTCTGGCAGCAGTTCGGAATTATAttttgcctctttcttctcctcctGTTTTGTTGCTACTActccttctgtttgtctgtctgtctctgtttgtttgtctgtctattgtctgtctgtctgtccgtctatttgtctgtcctttttgtctgtctcaaatatttatatcaatacattgttgttttgttactcatattgatatcaatacatttctgtttgttattgatattaatattaatatcatatTAGGTTGATGACAGTTGTATTGACAAACATCTCGACGAGCGACGCTCGAAGATAGTTGATGCAAGTGAGCAACAAGAAGTGAGGCTATGCACCTTGTTGTACTGTCAGTGTGAAAATAatggtaggacataggacaatgtcccaccaaatgtgttctTTGTCCAACCAAacactgcaccagtgttgggacatgTTTGGGCAAAACATCCATCAGTACGCATacatgatagtgtaaaccttgtctcttaacacgtgatggcctttccaatggtgtaactgttaatttcatgaacttacgtgcctcctagcatgctttatccagagaaaacctcagctgcctttaatgccatttctcccttggaagttggttgtaaaaattacatgcaaaatggctgcagaagggaggcacttagttatacatgtaacaccatacaagaatgtcctacctagactcagtctgtctgagccaaaataattccctattttccacactgtacagtacttgcTGTCATTCCCCTACTAGTATTTGAATAATCAGGCAGATGAGGGACTCACACAAGAAAACGATGAAGAAGAGCAGATTGACTGTAACACTCAAGTTATGTTGGTACATGATTTTTGTATTGAGGGTGTGATGTTGTAGTGAGTGAcgagtcggacacggaaagtCAACTGACTGCTGCATCACTAGACATCCAGCTGTCAACCGACCCTCATTTTCCAGATACGAGTATAGACTTGCAGTATGTTAAAGGGGAAACGTAAGTCGTTTGTATTCAATAGTTTTGGTCATCAGCTTGTGGCATTGGTTATGTTCTGTTTGGTATCTatatgtttgcctgtctgtctgtctgtctgtctgtttatatgcatctccatccgtctgtttgtctgtgtgtgtgtgtgtctgtctgtctgtctgtctgtctgtctgtcaatacatatatttttcataaatgaactatagcactAAAGCAATATctaatctacgtgtccattacatctaggacatacatgaaaactggttaaaactacaatgcacactatatatgtactaaatacacatgcacattatgactagacgAAAGGgacctatctgtctgtctgtttgtttgtctgtttgtctttttgtttgtctgtttatgtttggttgtgtgtctgtctgtctgtctgtcttttttgtgtctttctgtctgtctgtctgtctgtctgtctgtctatctgtctgtcaaaggacATTTTATTGAAAACAGCAACACTAATACAGAATAAGCTACATATAACGttaagagttcaagataaacgacCATAGTGGTTGTAGAATAAAAACTGTAACaaacagccatctgatgtttgtagctatcatctacagagtcattactacaaactattctgtcaatctttttactaaaacactactattgcaacgttgtaatgttattgacagtATTCGCCCCAGTTcgtttaaattcaattgaattcagctttccatcttcatcaTGTGATCTTAGTGAGATCTGGTGAAGAATGTTTTCTCCGCTATTCCCCCAACGTCCAAAATATTTGAAAACCAAGGGAATCAAGCAAAGGCAAACCTCCACCAGTGTGCCTTTCTTTACTGTACTTTTCTATattctttcttctctttttgAAGCtgctgatctgtctgtctgtctgtctgtctgtctgtctgtctgtccggctgtctgtctgtctgtctgtctgtctgtttgtctgtctgtttgtctgtctgtttgtgtgtcggtctgtttgtctgtctgtttgtttgtttgtttgtctgtttgtctgtcttttttgcttatctttctgtctgtctgtctgtttgtctgtctatttgtctgtctgtctgtctgtctgtcaatacatatatttttaaacattgaactattatacaccatctaagcaaaggaACTAAATACGATCCAAGctattttgcttgtttgtctgtctgtctgtctgtctgtctgtccttttgtccTTGTAGCACGTTACATGGCAAATGCAAAGATCTGCACTAATCCTATTTGTTTATGCTTACATACTGTTGTCATTTGTGACACTCTGTTGCATTAGGTTTCAACTGCAACGAGGAATCAGCACTCTCAGCACAGCGAGTGCTTCCAGCAGCAACCAGCTGATGCCTGAGTTTGATGCTGTAGACGCAGACGTGGACGTTGGCGGTGAAGATGGTTTGGCTGCAGCAGAAGATCCAACAAACAGTGACATACAAGtaagtaatattaatatcaactagttcAGTTGCAACATTGAAAACAATGACGAATCAACAGATACATCAGACAAAACCAAGACTGTCAGCTAAACAACGCAGGTGAGACAAATTTGTTGCAGGAGATTgtcaattatataatatttgatatcaatgtgattaataATTTGTATGCATATGCAGATACGTGTaggcatgcaaacacacacacacacacacacacacacacacacacacacacacacacacacacacacacacatgcacacacacacatgcacacacacacacatgcacatacacacacaacacacacacacacacacacacacacacacacacacacacacacacacacacacacccgcacgcacatacacacacaacacacacacacacacacacacacacacacacacatgcacacacgtgcacacacacacacacacaagtatatGTTTCAACtcattttttgtatttttaatttaattttaaaaataaattaatttaatttaattttgattgtacttaattcaatttattgtatttaatttattagaacACACCTTGCTTCTATTTCACATAACAGTAATAAACTGCTTAGTCAACATCTCAACCTTCTTAAATTTACagcacgtgacacacacacgtgcatccTGATTCTCCATTTCCTAGAGAAttaaagaaacaaaaagataAAACTGAAGATGAACAGTCAACCTCCTTGCCAGACCATCTTCCTGACCTTTCATCAGCAGCAGTTAAGAGCACCAAGAACGAGTCGTCTCCACCAGTTTCTCTCCTTTCTAAACGAGGCCAGAAGGTCAACAGTCCGACATCATTATGTGTGATGCAGTGCATGCAGCTTGTCTCTCGTTTGCAGCACAAACTAAAGAAAATGAAGGAAAAGTACAAAGACCAAGATGAAGAGGAACGACTGATGAGAATGGAAATTCTCGCTGTGAGACAGACGATCAGCATTCTGGTGTGTGAAATGTGAGcgtttgattgtatttgtagtCAGCTGGTGCGGCTAAGGAGGTTAAGACAAAGAAGGGAAAGAAAGCAAAGCAGCAAGAAAGTAGACAAATGCAGAAGCAGCAACAGAGGCAAATTGTAGGCAAACAGGTGAATGAAGCTGCAGTGCAAGCATCACATGAGGTGGGAGGAGATACGACGGATGGAAGAGATGGACGTGAACCATTTATGTCAGAAGGAATGGTTGATGTAACAGCAagactttgtttgtttgtttgtttgcttgcttgtgtctgtctgagtgtgtccatgcgtgtatatgtttgtttgtctgtctgtgagtgtgtccatgtgtatatatgtctgtttgtctatgagtgtgtccatgtttgtgtgtgtgtgtgtctgtctgtctgttgtctgtctatccatgtatgtgtttgtctgcttgtctgtgagtgtgtccatgtgtgcatatgtctttttgtctgtgagtgtgtccatgtttgtgtgcctgtctgttgtctgtctgtctgagtgtgtccatgtgtgcatatgtctgtctgtctatgagtgtgtccatgtgtgtatatgtgtgagtgtccatgtttgtgtgcctgtttgctgtctgtctgtctatgagtgtgtccatgtgtgtatatgtctgtgagtgtccatgtttgtgtgcctgtctgtctgtctgtctgttgtatttctgtctatctattcatgtatgtgtttgtctgtctgtctgtctgtgagtgtgttcatgtgtatgtttgtctgtctgtgagtgtgcCCAAGTTTGTGttggtctctctgtctgtctgtgagtgtatccatgtttgtgtgtctgtttgtctgtctatgattatgtccatgtttgtgtgtatgtttgtgtgtccatgtttgtgtgtatgcttgtttgtctatgagtttgtccatgtttgtttccatgtttgtttgtcctgtttgtgtgtatgtttgtttgtctgtatccacatttttctgtctgtctgtgagtgtgttcatgtttgtgtgtatgtttgtgtgtgtgtgtgtgtgtgtgtgtgtgtgtgtgtgtgtgtgtgtgtgtgtgtgtgtgtgtgtacatgcatgtgtatttgCTACATTTCTTTAGATAACAACTGCTGAGCATCAGCAAGAAAATGCGACATCAACAGTTGACACTCAGTCAGACATTGTTGCTCTCAGTGAACACGACCAACAACAGGACGAGTCACCAGCAGATCACGATACTCTACCAACTACTCACGAACACGTCTTGGTAAAACAAGAAGTTGAAGATGAAATCGATGACGAAAACGAGCAACAAGAAGCAGCAGATAAGGTACACTAACTACCTCtagtgcagtgtgtgtgtgtgtgtgtgtgtgtgtgtgtgtgtgtgtgtgtgtgtgcgcgtgcgcataATACTAACACCATGTGTTGCTACATTTTACAACACTTCCTTTGTTACAGGATGGTATGGACTACTTGAACTCGTTGACAGGCTGTCCACTTGAGGACGACATCTTGCTGTTTGCGATTCCTGTCTGTGCTCCATACTCGGTCCTCACCAACTACAAGTCAGACATGCTACATATAACTTTCTATGCACATCAGAGCTAACGTTTTGTGTATCTCTAGATACAAAGTAAAGCTCACTCCTGGGCCAGGAAAACGTGGCAAAGGTCACAATCAATGGTTTACGAATTACTATTTGTTATGCATATGTTTACAAttctttttattttatttcctacttttaatttattatttttattttctatttttactttttatttttaattccCATTTTTTAGCTTTTTTTcctattttgtattttttattttttatttttagttgtTTTATTGGtcttttttttaattttaattttatttttttattgttttattggtctagtttttattatttattttttgttgttaaaatttaaatttatcattttactttatttttaattttttaattttttattttttattttcaatttattgtttattttattttcattttttaattttaacttttaatttattattctatttattctttatttCCAATTgatttcttttatttttattttgtattattttatttaattttttattaaattttttattcaattttttattttatttttagttattttatttttattatatttttcttttcaatttattattatttattttatttattattattattattttattatttatttttaatttttttattattgtgttttctattttctatttcttattttttcattttttgcatACAGTACTTAGAATTGaaatttgtatttagtgttattttgtttgatttttgtttcTGTAGCTGCTCGTACTGCTTTGCACACATTTATTCAGGACAAGACTTCACTGCCAAGAGAGAGGGATTTACTAAGGAGCTTGAAGGTgagtgtcacgtgaccatacaGAGATGATTTGTGTTGGTTAGTGCattttgttggttggttgttgtGCAGCAAGTTGATTTGTCACGCAACATTCCTGGTAAGGTGAAACTGTCGGCACCAAATCtacagaaacagaagaaacGGTGATACGATGATGTTGCTGATTCGAGGAATTCTGATGGATCGAAATGTATGCAGTCATCAAACTCAAACTCACTTGTAATATTGTAGCATGTGCAGAGATGTATGACACTGGTAGTTCACTAGCTACTGATTCTAAAGAGTTCGAATTGTATAACTTTGGATGGGAAGCtgcagtacactgtacaactgcATGCGAATTACTTGTTGATATAAAAATGGCCAAAATTAAAATCGAAGAAAAACAGAATCAAAACTTgaacaaaatcaaacaaaaattgattaataaaaattaaacaaaaagtAATCAACGAAATTAAACCAAAAtgaatttaaaaatttataaaaattaaataaaaaaattaaaccaaaattaattttaaaatttaaaaaattaaattaaaaaattgaaattaaaaattaaatcaaaattaatttttaaaataacaaaaattaatcaacaaaattaacaaaaaataaattaatagaaTTAAACAAAATCAACCAGAGATAAACACAACGAGCGCATGAGCTGCATTTCAATAGGCCGCCTGCCTGCTGACACACTTCCCGGCGCATGCGCGTCTGAGGTTAGGAACAATACGGTACACTTGCTCGTACCAACGGCAGTGACATGATACTGGCACACCCGTGTGGCTTAGCTGTGCTGTTGATAGTCCGTCGTTCTTTCCttttatttttgtgtgtttggggACCGCGCGAACGCGAATCCCCCCTAACAAAAATTACGCGCTCGAGTTTCCCACATTTGGGGAAATCGCAGGCTTCAGCCCAACCGAAGTGCAATGGATGGGCCTCGACCTGGAGAGGCGGCCTGATTGATCACCGCACTCCCCGCGCCAGGTAAGTGAAGACCAGATGTCGAGCGTACTATATATACCTTGCAGCAAAAATGAATATTGTGGGTCGGCATTTTCTAAAACCAAATTTTACGTTGCTAAATCTGTTTCATATTGTTACATTAGTTTGGTACATGATAGAAATGCGAATATCACTAAACGTTTGTTGGTTACGAATAGTTTCGAGATCGTGAAAGAGACACGCCCATCCAAAACGTATCGCCGTCGATTTGACATATTAATTTCAAAAAGTGCATTTACTAAATAGTATTGACCTAGAACAGTAGCTTgataaactaaaattttagttagtCTCGATTTGTCATTGACGCTTTCgctaaataattaaaaaattagacaatttttataattttataacAAGCAATATTGAAAACTTTATTTACTGTATATGTAACATAAAACGTATTAAAactaatttaaataaatatttttaccaatttaattaatcaacggTCTGGAGCCCGAGGCGCAACGTGCACAtggtgagcatgcgcacattACCTCTCTCGCTCTCCTTTCCTCATGGAGCTCGATATTGAACGCAAGCGCACTGCTGCTCCCGAAATGGACGAGGCCGCTGAGAAACGCCGCAAGGTAGAAAGCGATTTCAATCTCCACCACTGTCCGCCCTCTAAAGTTCTACACGTGCGCGCCGTGCCGGACGGCAGCACGCAGTACGACATGATGGCTGCTGTGCAACAGTTTGGGCCTGTCAGGTGAGTGTGGGACACTTAGCCAACGTATTTTCATGATATTTGAGATGTTGGTCTTTGAGGAAGTCCCGGATGTGGACATGAGTTATTCGGATGACGTCATAAATATgttatgtattatattatatattattgttatCATGTGATAATAGAACTTAttgtagtaaattaattaattttatatttaatattatttattatttattatttattaaatgttaattaattaattttatatttaatattatatattatttattaaatgttaattaattaattttaaatatttatatattatttattatttattaaatgttaattaaacaatattatatttaatattatttattatttgttaaatgttaattaattaattttatatttttatatattatttattaaatgttaattaattaattaatattaatattatatatttatatattatttattatttgttaaatgttaattaattaattttatatttaatatacattatttattatttgttaaatgctaattaattgattttatatttaatattgtatattatttattatttattaaatgttaattaattaatattgctaTTATGTGATAATAGCTACGTGACGTTGATGCCAAAAGTGCGACAAGCTCTCATTGAAATGGAGGTAATGCAACACCTCTGTGTTTCTATATGTTGCACTATGGCTTAGCATTGTGTCTGTATTCTAGAGCATGGAGTCTGCGATTGCTGTAGTGGAGCATAACAAGGTGAGTAGTCGGTATACTGAAGAGATGTGAACTTGAAACGAgcagttggtgtgtgtgtgtctgtctgtctgtttgtctgtctgtttgttcatgtctgtctgtttgtctgtctgtttgttcatgtctgtctgtttgtttgtgtgcgtgtatgtttgtctctctgtctgtttgtttgtcagtgtgtgtctgtctgtctgtctgtgtgtgacgGTTCTATGTGTATCTTTAGACCAACACTGTGGTAGTAAAAGGCCGTCCTGTGTTTTTCAACTTTTCAAAAAGTCAGAACATCAAGAGGTGAGTTGGTCcaatagttaatattaaatagagattttttaaaatatttgtcTTGTTAGGTTCAGTGAGCCGGGTCCAAGCCTTGAAGGTCAGCAGCCAAATCATGTGCTCTTGTTCACCATTTTTAATCCACTTTATCCGATGACAACTGTGAGGaattgattgatattaactaattttttattcttttttgtaatacatgtatgtatttgaTTGTAGGACGTCATTCATAAGATATGCTCTCCACATGCTGTCGTGGTCAGGATTGTTATATTTCACAAGAACGGCGTGCAGGCTATGGTTGAATatcctctctgtctgtctgtctgt
This window encodes:
- the LOC134179488 gene encoding ribosome quality control complex subunit NEMF-like isoform X1: MKGRFTTLDVRSVIPDIRQRCVGQRVMNVYDIDSKTYLIRMVKPDERLVLLIESGIRIHTTEFEWPKNAFPSNFAMKLRKHLRSRRLVKVEQLGIDRIIDLQFGSNEAAYHLIIELYDRGNIALTDFEYTILNLLRVRTDADQDVRFAVRERYPIEAAQQPDLLISEARLLQLLTNSKDGDSVKRLLNPHFIYGPTLIEHSLLQAGFPADAKVGKHVDVTADIRRILSALSQAEKFIQEAGTRIMKGYVVQKQQIKAQIGETTDTTEILIYEEFHPMLFSQHEAKPHIEFETFNQAVDNFFSEIGGQKLDMKQLQQEKSAIKRLDNIRKDHEKRLTDLREAQNTDAYRGQLIESNIELVDRAILSLRNLVANAVDWAEMGQVIKEAKSQGDEVALAIQKLKLEMNKFTMLLTVPLGGESDSDDVDTVDGVEVERKKSKKTVQGVVVEIDLGLSAYANARCFYDQKKYAAKKEQKTLEASGKAMKAAEKKTRQTLKEVAVTASIHKARKVFWFEKFLWFITSENYLVIGGRDSQQNELIVKRHLRAGDIYVHADLHGATSCIIKNPSGVPVPLKSLQEAGCMAICNSAAWDARIVTSAWWVYHDQVSKVAPTGEYLTTGAFMVRGKKNFLPPTQLVVGFGFLFRVDDSCIDKHLDERRSKIVDASEQQEYLNNQADEGLTQENDEEEQIDLSDESDTESQLTAASLDIQLSTDPHFPDTSIDLQYVKGETFQLQRGISTLSTASASSSNQLMPEFDAVDADVDVGGEDGLAAAEDPTNSDIQIHQTKPRLSAKQRRELKKQKDKTEDEQSTSLPDHLPDLSSAAVKSTKNESSPPVSLLSKRGQKVNSPTSLCVMQCMQLVSRLQHKLKKMKEKYKDQDEEERLMRMEILASAGAAKEVKTKKGKKAKQQESRQMQKQQQRQIVGKQVNEAAVQASHEVGGDTTDGRDGREPFMSEGMVDITTAEHQQENATSTVDTQSDIVALSEHDQQQDESPADHDTLPTTHEHVLVKQEVEDEIDDENEQQEAADKDGMDYLNSLTGCPLEDDILLFAIPVCAPYSVLTNYKYKVKLTPGPGKRGKAARTALHTFIQDKTSLPRERDLLRSLKQVDLSRNIPGKVKLSAPNLQKQKKR